One region of Micromonospora ureilytica genomic DNA includes:
- a CDS encoding winged helix-turn-helix domain-containing protein — protein MSEAAYQQVARDIREQISCGQLKPGDKLPSFAALCEHYDVSNTVIRAAMLILKAEGLIDGRQGKGVYVTNQQPG, from the coding sequence GTGTCTGAAGCCGCCTACCAACAGGTCGCGCGTGATATCCGCGAGCAGATCAGCTGCGGCCAGTTGAAGCCGGGCGACAAGCTGCCGTCCTTCGCCGCCCTGTGCGAGCACTACGACGTGAGCAACACCGTCATCCGCGCCGCCATGCTCATCTTGAAAGCCGAGGGGTTGATTGATGGCCGGCAGGGCAAGGGCGTGTACGTCACGAACCAGCAGCCTGGGTAG
- a CDS encoding AEC family transporter, whose translation MSLVSAFAPIWILTAVGYAACRWGLLGEEVASVLGRFVFQLAMPSALFLALSRMPLSGFAGRSLLAFGVSTAAVVGLGWVGASWLFGREPGERPIWGMAAGYVNSANLGIPIATQILGNVSFLAEVVLLQVLVVTPVILVALDRHSDPAGRVRVRRIASLPVRNPVILASLLGVACSATGLHLPSMADASLTLLSGSAVPAALVALGASMHGPAPSRAEPAALAGLAVITALKLVTQPVIAYAAGLALHLSAPQLLAVVVCAGLPTAQNTFIFGQEYGVGEAVANRAVVVTTTLSLATLAAAVALLG comes from the coding sequence ATGAGTTTGGTGTCGGCGTTCGCACCGATCTGGATCCTTACCGCGGTCGGCTACGCGGCCTGTCGTTGGGGCCTGCTGGGCGAGGAGGTGGCGTCGGTGCTCGGCCGGTTCGTGTTTCAACTCGCGATGCCGTCCGCCCTGTTCCTAGCCCTGTCCCGAATGCCGCTTTCCGGGTTCGCCGGCCGCTCGCTGCTCGCCTTTGGCGTGAGCACGGCCGCGGTCGTCGGGCTCGGGTGGGTCGGCGCGAGCTGGCTGTTCGGTCGCGAGCCCGGCGAACGGCCGATCTGGGGCATGGCCGCCGGGTACGTAAACTCGGCGAACCTCGGCATCCCGATCGCAACGCAGATTCTCGGCAACGTGTCGTTCCTGGCGGAGGTGGTGCTGCTGCAGGTGCTGGTGGTGACGCCCGTGATCCTGGTCGCCCTGGACCGGCACAGCGACCCGGCCGGGCGGGTACGGGTCCGCCGTATCGCCTCCCTGCCAGTACGCAACCCTGTGATCCTGGCGTCCCTGCTCGGTGTCGCGTGCTCGGCAACCGGCCTGCATCTGCCGTCGATGGCCGACGCGTCGCTCACCCTGCTGTCGGGCTCCGCCGTTCCGGCCGCCCTGGTCGCGCTCGGCGCGTCGATGCACGGCCCGGCGCCGTCCCGGGCCGAACCGGCCGCGCTGGCCGGGCTGGCCGTGATCACCGCGCTGAAGCTCGTCACACAGCCGGTCATCGCGTACGCGGCCGGGCTGGCCTTGCACCTATCCGCGCCGCAGTTGCTCGCCGTGGTGGTGTGCGCAGGCCTGCCGACAGCGCAGAACACGTTCATCTTCGGCCAGGAGTACGGCGTCGGCGAGGCGGTTGCCAACCGGGCGGTGGTGGTGACCACGACGCTGTCGCTGGCCACCCTGGCCGCGGCGGTGGCGCTGCTCGGGTAG
- a CDS encoding PadR family transcriptional regulator, which translates to MTKPSAPMREPTYFILAALQDEPLHGYAIVKRAQELSDGRVRLTTGTLYAALDRLNGEEMVRVAEETVVNGRARRTYELTERGLSALHEEAARLIAAARVVRDRSVRSTAATVRTAPA; encoded by the coding sequence ATGACTAAACCCTCCGCGCCGATGCGCGAGCCCACATATTTCATCCTCGCCGCGTTGCAGGACGAACCGTTGCACGGCTACGCCATCGTCAAACGCGCGCAGGAGTTGTCCGACGGGCGAGTGCGGTTGACGACCGGCACGTTGTACGCCGCGCTGGACCGGCTCAACGGTGAGGAGATGGTGCGGGTGGCCGAGGAGACGGTGGTCAACGGTCGCGCCCGTCGCACGTACGAGCTGACCGAGCGTGGGTTGTCCGCACTACACGAGGAGGCGGCGCGGCTGATCGCTGCGGCTCGGGTCGTTCGAGACCGCTCAGTACGGTCGACGGCCGCGACGGTTCGGACGGCACCGGCATGA